Proteins encoded by one window of Salvia splendens isolate huo1 chromosome 7, SspV2, whole genome shotgun sequence:
- the LOC121810532 gene encoding bidirectional sugar transporter SWEET17-like, with translation MGKSSTSSQPQKSSTKCRLRLIPTTPRPEGTTPSTAQPVQIPNVGTSRLPETSTGNLYSDIIREQQESPFPPLFSSLLPRQGRRNLDLRRSLRCWSFCCTPRGNISAFLILLSPIGTFARIVKKRSTEDFSSFPYICMVLNASLWTYYGIIKPDALLVATVNGSGIIISTVYLFLYLAFAPAKIRARTAVMDVGFVVVAIWVSRFELEGESSINFTGFLCACFNILRYASPLSIMRQVVITKSEEYMPLLLSICLCANGLT, from the exons ATGGGCAAGTCTTCTACATCAAGCCAGCCACAAAAATCTTCCACCAAATGCCGACTTCGGTTGATTCCCACAACTCCCCGACCGGAGGGTACAACGCCTTCGACTGCACAACCAGTACAGATTCCGAATGTGGGTACATCCCGGCTGCCGGAGACGTCAACTGGCAACTTGTACTCTGATATCATTAGAGAG CAGCAGGAGTCGCCGTTTCCACCTCTGttttcatctcttcttcctcgtcaagGAAGGAGGAACCTGGATCTGCGTAGAAGTCTTCGTTGTTGGAGTTTTTGTTGCACCCCGAGGG GTAACATCTCCGCATTTCTAATACTGCTTTCGCCAAT AGGAACATTCGCGAGGATAGTTAAAAAGCGATCGACGGAAGATTTCTCGAGCTTCCCATACATATGTATGGTGTTGAATGCATCGCTGTGGACTTACTACGGAATCATCAAACCAGATGCGTTGCTCGTAGCTACAGTCAATGGATCTGGCATCATTATATCCACCGTCTACCTCTTTCTCTATCTCGCATTTGCTCCTGCTAAGATCAGG GCGAGGACGGCGGTGATGGATGTAGGGTTTGTGGTGGTGGCGATTTGGGTGAGTAGGTTTGAATTGGAGGGAGAATCAAGCATCAATTTCACTGGGTTTCTGTGTGCGTGTTTCAACATTCTTCGATACGCTTCGCCTTTGTCTATCATG AGACAAGTGGTGATAACAAAGAGTGAGGAATACATGCCACTCTTGCTTTCAATTTGCCTATGTGCCAATGGACTGACCTAG